The following are from one region of the Vidua macroura isolate BioBank_ID:100142 chromosome 15, ASM2450914v1, whole genome shotgun sequence genome:
- the LOC128815050 gene encoding protocadherin beta-15-like: MALARQVLCLSAFLSLPHARAEPIRYSVAEEAESGSLVGQLAEDAGLTPAQLSARRARLVSEDGRQHFRLDRASGRLVVAARLDREELCGQSATCMLPFELLLSNPLQFFRVEVALDDINDHSPVFREDRVSFRIPETSEPGSRFPLEVARDLDIGSNNIQAYSVSPENEYFSVSYGSRITGKKSLELVLEKPLDREEHAEMGFSVIAVDGGSPPRSGTTHVKIVILDVNDNAPIFTQDEYIGQVLENMPEGSVVLTVMATDQDAGVNGDITYQLNEALGLSDTAFVIDSITGEIKITKPLDFEAADSHELSVRATDGGGLSAICKVLVEVVDVNDNAPELVVSSFSSPLPENTVPGTVVALFAVRDRDSGANGKISCALEDQLFFSLRPAYKNYYELVTVSALDREETPRYILSVRAADAGSPPLTTTQTFSVDISDVNDNAPVFNQSSYTMYVRENNVPTVFVGAVSAADADVGLNAKVTYSLAPEQGAERPSCSCISVNSENGHVFVLRPLDYEHLRQTEVTVSASDAGSPPLRANVTVRLVVLDENDNAPLVLYPAQDSSPASSELVPVSAEAGYLISKVVAVDADSGQNSWLSYHLLRATDPGLFSVALQSGEVRLRRPVTERDSVKQKLLVLVRDNGKPPLSATAALSALLLKDFSDVRLPHSSPATEDQDGSLTTYLIISLVFVSLLFLISTAVFVARKVCRRKQLKAGHVLYGADNLQSGLADAAAAGSLPRAYCYEISLTTGSGNSEFKFLKPILPSLPPQHCAVGQGPDEEHDFPCVPVSTEDMAPDNAGTLSAGQFNALSFN; this comes from the coding sequence ATGGCGCTCGCAAGGCAAGTGCTttgtctctctgctttcctctcgCTGCCGCACGCTCGCGCCGAGCCCATCCGCTACTCCGTAGCCGAGGAGGCGGAAAGCGGCTCCCTGGTGGGCCAGCTGGCGGAGGATGCGGGGCTGACGCCGGCGCAGCTCTCGGCTCGCCGCGCCCGCCTGGTCTCGGAGGACGGCCGGCAGCATTTTCGCTTAGACCGCGCCTCCGGCCGCCTCGTCGTGGCGGCGAGGCTGGACCGGGAGGAGCTCTGCGGCCAGTCCGCCACCTGCATGCTCCCCTtcgagctgctgctctccaaccCCCTGCAGTTCTTTCGGGTCGAGGTGGCTCTGGACGATATCAATGACCACTCACCCGTCTTCCGAGAAGATCGAGTCAGTTTTAGGATCCCCGAAACGAGCGAACCCGGCTCTCGTTTCCCACTAGAAGTGGCTCGGGACCTCGATATTGGCAGCAACAACATCCAGGCATACAGCGTCTCTCCTGAGAACGAGTATTTCAGTGTCTCCTATGGGAGTCGCATTACAGGCAAGAAGTCCCTTGAACTTGTTTTGGAAAAGCCACTAGACAGGGAGGAGCATGCAGAGATGGGTTTCAGTGTTATTGCTGTTGATGGTGGCTCTCCTCCCAGGAGCGGCACCACCCATGTGAAAATTGTCATTCTGGATGTAAATGACAATGCTCCGATATTCACACAGGACGAGTACATTGGACAGGTCCTGGAGAACATGCCAGAAGGCTCTGTGGTTCTGACAGTGATGGCAACTGACCAGGATGCAGGAGTTAATGGAGACATCACCTATCAACTCAATGAAGCACTGGGTCTGAGCGACACAGCATTTGTGATTGATTCAATAACTGGtgaaattaaaatcacaaaGCCTCTGGACTTCGAAGCAGCAGACAGTCATGAGCTCAGTGTGAGAGCCACAGATGGTGGGGGTCTCTCAGCAATCTGCAAAGTGCTGGTGGAAGTGGTGGATGTGAATGACAATGCCCCAGAGCTGGTGGTCAGTTCCTTCAGCAGTCCCCTCCCCGAGAACACAGTGCCCGGCACGGTGGTTGCCCTGTTTGCGGTCAGGGACCGGGATTCTGGTGCCAACGGGAAGATCTCCTGTGCCCTCGAGGATCAGCTCTTCTTCTCCCTGCGGCCAGCCTATAAGAATTACTATGAGCTGGTGACAGTGAGCGCGCTGGACCGCGAGGAGACGCCTCGCTACATCCTCAGTGTGAGGGCAGCAGATGCGGGGTCGCCTCCTCTCACAACCACCCAGACCTTCAGCGTGGACATCTCCGATGTCAATGACAACGCCCCCGTCTTCAACCAGAGCTCCTACACCATGTACGTGCGTGAGAACAACGTCCCCACGGTGTTTGTTGGGGCCGTCAGTGCTGCAGATGCTGACGTGGGGCTCAATGCCAAGGTGACCTATTCCCTGGCCCCAGAGCAAGGGGCAGAGCGGCCCTCGTGCTCCTGCATCTCTGTGAACTCTGAGAACGGACACGTGTTTGTGCTGCGGCCCCTGGACTACGAGCACTTGAGGCAGACCGAGGTGACGGTCAGTGCCTCTGACGCGGGCTCTCCTCCCCTCAGAGCCAACGTCACCGTCCGCCTGGTCGTGCTGGACGAGAATGACAACGCACCGCTGGTGCTCTacccagcccaggacagcagcccagcGTCCAGTGAGCTGGTGCCCGTGTCGGCTGAGGCGGGCTACCTCATCAGCAAAGTGGTGGCCGTCGATGCCGACTCGGGACAGAACTCCTGGCTCTCCTACCACCTGCTGAGGGCCACCGACCCAGGGCTGTTTTCCGTGGCCCTCCAAAGTGGGGAGGTGCGTCTGAGGAGGCCGGTGACAGAGAGAGACAGCGTCAAGCAGAAGCTCCTTGTCCTGGTCAGAGACAACGGCAAGCCCCCGCTCTCAGCCACGGCAGCTCTGAGCGCTCTCCTGCTCAAGGACTTCTCCGACGTGCGCCTCCCGCACAGCAGCCCGGCCACAGAGGATCAGGACGGCTCCCTGACCACCTATTTAATCATTTCCTTGGTCTTTGTCtcactcctcttcctcatctccACCGCAGTCTTTGTCGCTCGCAAGGTCTGcaggagaaagcagctgaaggCTGGCCATGTGCTTTATGGTGCCGACAACTTGCAGAGCGGCCTGGCCGATGCAGCCGCTGCAGGGAGCCTGCCCCGCGCCTATTGCTACGAGATCAGCCTCACTACGGGCTCGGGCAACAGCGAGTTCAAATTCCTCAAGcccatcctgcccagcctgcccccACAGCACTGCGCCGTGGGCCAGGGCCCGGATGAGGAACACGAtttcccctgtgtccctgtcagCACAGAGGACATGGCCCCAGACAATGCTGGGACTCTCTCTGCAGGACAGTTCAATGCTCTGTCCTTTAACTGA
- the LOC128815044 gene encoding protocadherin beta-15-like: protein MALARQVLCLSAFLSLPHARAEPIRYSVAEEAESGSLVGQLAEDAGLTPAQLSARRARLVSEDGRQHFRLDRASGRLVVAARLDREELCGQSATCMLPFELLLSNPLQFFRVEVALDDINDHSPIFPEERVTFDILESSDPGSRFPLEMARDLDIGRNNIQAYSIFPENEYFSISYGSRSTTDKYLELVLEKPLDREEHAEMGFHVIAVDGGSPPRSGTIEISIIILDVNDNAPKFTQERYIAKVLENMPEGSVVLTVLATDQDTGVNGDITYQLSQAVGQSDSAFVIDPITGEIQLTKPLDFEAADSHELTIKARDGGGLSAICKVLVEVVDVNDNAPELVVSSFSSPLPENTVPGTVVALFAVRDRDSGANGKISCALEDQLFFSLRPAYKNYYELVTVSALDREETPRYILSVRAADAGSPPLTTTQTFSVDISDVNDNAPVFNQSSYTMYVRENNVPTVFVGAVSAADADVGLNAKVTYSLAPEQGAERPSCSCISVNSENGHVFVLRPLDYEHLRQTEVTVSASDAGSPPLRANVTVRLVVLDENDNAPLVLYPAQDSSPASSELVPVSAEAGYLISKVVAVDADSGQNSWLSYHLLRATDPGLFSVALQSGEVRLRRPVTERDSVKQKLLVLVRDNGKPPLSATAALSALLLKDFSDVRLPHSSPATEDQDGSLTTYLIISLVFVSLLFLISTAVFVARKVCRRKQLKAGHVLYGADNLQSGLAEAAAAGSLPRAYCYEISLTTGSGNSEFKFLKPILPSLPPQHCAVGQGPDEEQDFPCVPVSTEDMAPDNAGTLSAGQFNALSFN, encoded by the coding sequence ATGGCGCTCGCAAGGCAAGTGCTttgtctctctgctttcctctcgCTGCCGCACGCTCGCGCCGAGCCCATCCGCTACTCCGTAGCCGAGGAGGCGGAAAGCGGCTCCCTGGTGGGCCAGCTGGCGGAGGATGCGGGGCTGACGCCGGCGCAGCTCTCGGCTCGCCGCGCCCGCCTGGTCTCGGAGGACGGCCGGCAGCATTTTCGCTTAGACCGCGCCTCCGGCCGCCTCGTCGTGGCGGCGAGGCTGGACCGGGAGGAGCTCTGCGGCCAGTCCGCCACCTGCATGCTCCCCTtcgagctgctgctctccaaccCCCTGCAGTTCTTTCGGGTCGAGGTGGCTCTGGACGATATCAATGACCATTCGCCCATCTTCCCCGAGGAACGAGTCACTTTTGACATCCTGGAAAGTAGTGACCCGGGCTCTCGTTTCCCGCTGGAGATGGCTCGGGACCTCGATATTGGCCGCAACAACATCCAGGCATACAGCATCTTTCCTGAGAACGAGTATTTTAGTATCTCCTATGGAAGTCGGAGTACTACTGACAAATATCTTGAACTTGTTCTGGAAAAACCACTAGACAGAGAGGAGCATGCAGAGATGGGTTTCCATGTTATTGCTGTGGATGGAGGCTCTCCTCCCAGAAGTGGGACCATTGAGATCTCTATTATCATTCTAGATGTAAATGACAATGCTCCCAAATTCACCCAAGAACGTTATATTGCAAAGGTTCTGGAGAACATGCCAGAAGGCTCTGTAGTTCTGACTGTGCTGGCAACAGATCAAGATACAGGAGTTAATGGGGACATCACCTATCAACTCAGCCAGGCAGTGGGACAGAGTGACTCTGCATTTGTGATTGATCCCATAACTGGTGAAATTCAACTCACAAAACCTCTGGACTTCGAAGCAGCAGACAGTCATGAGCTGACTATAAAGGCCAGAGATGGTGGGGGTCTCTCAGCAATCTGCAAAGTGCTGGTGGAGGTGGTGGATGTGAATGACAATGCCCCAGAGCTGGTGGTCAGTTCCTTCAGCAGTCCCCTCCCCGAGAACACAGTGCCCGGCACGGTGGTTGCCCTGTTTGCGGTCAGGGACCGGGATTCTGGTGCCAACGGGAAGATCTCCTGTGCCCTCGAGGATCAGCTCTTCTTCTCCCTGCGGCCAGCCTATAAGAATTACTATGAGCTGGTGACAGTGAGCGCGCTGGACCGCGAGGAGACGCCTCGCTACATCCTCAGTGTGAGGGCAGCAGATGCGGGGTCGCCTCCTCTCACAACCACCCAGACCTTCAGCGTGGACATCTCCGATGTCAATGACAACGCCCCCGTCTTCAACCAGAGCTCCTACACCATGTACGTGCGTGAGAACAACGTCCCCACGGTGTTTGTTGGGGCCGTCAGTGCTGCAGATGCTGACGTGGGGCTCAATGCCAAGGTGACCTATTCCCTGGCCCCAGAGCAAGGGGCAGAGCGGCCCTCGTGCTCCTGCATCTCTGTGAACTCTGAGAACGGGCACGTGTTTGTGCTGCGGCCCCTGGACTACGAGCACTTGAGGCAGACCGAGGTGACGGTCAGTGCCTCTGACGCGGGCTCTCCTCCCCTCAGAGCCAACGTCACCGTCCGCCTGGTCGTGCTGGACGAGAATGACAACGCACCGCTGGTGCTCTacccagcccaggacagcagcccagcGTCCAGTGAGCTGGTGCCCGTGTCGGCTGAGGCGGGCTACCTCATCAGCAAAGTGGTGGCCGTCGACGCCGACTCGGGACAGAACTCCTGGCTCTCCTACCACCTGCTGAGGGCCACCGACCCAGGGCTGTTTTCCGTGGCCCTCCAAAGCGGGGAGGTGCGTCTGAGGAGGCCGGTGACAGAGAGAGACAGCGTCAAGCAGAAGCTCCTTGTCCTGGTCAGAGACAACGGCAAGCCCCCGCTCTCAGCCACGGCAGCTCTGAGCGCTCTCCTGCTCAAGGACTTCTCCGACGTGCGCCTCCCGCACAGCAGCCCGGCCACAGAGGATCAGGACGGCTCCCTGACCACCTATTTAATCATTTCCTTGGTCTTTGTCtcactcctcttcctcatctccACCGCAGTCTTTGTCGCTCGCAAGGTCTGcaggagaaagcagctgaaggCTGGCCATGTGCTTTATGGTGCCGACAACTTGCAGAGCGGCCTGGCCGAGGCAGCCGCTGCAGGGAGCCTGCCCCGCGCCTATTGCTACGAGATCAGCCTCACTACGGGCTCGGGCAACAGCGAGTTCAAATTCCTCAAGcccatcctgcccagcctgcccccACAGCACTGCGCCGTGGGCCAGGGCCCGGATGAGGAACAGGAtttcccctgtgtccctgtcagCACAGAGGACATGGCCCCAGACAATGCTGGGACTCTCTCTGCAGGACAGTTCAATGCTCTGTCCTTTAACTGA